The following are from one region of the Paracoccus sp. S3-43 genome:
- a CDS encoding CoA pyrophosphatase translates to MGPTSDYDLNPDVTPPAGSLRPAGVLAAFHHDDGRLILTKRASGLRHHPGQIALPGGKVDPADADEIAAALREAREEIGLDPAQVDLLGTLPPHRTVTGFAVTPVIGIIRGPFAPRPEPGEVEEAFALPFAHVADPSRYRIERRRWREGWRSYHAAPFGPYYLWGATARILLGLARRMQA, encoded by the coding sequence ATGGGGCCGACCTCTGATTACGACCTGAACCCGGACGTGACCCCGCCTGCGGGCAGCCTGCGCCCGGCAGGGGTGCTGGCCGCGTTCCATCACGACGACGGCCGCCTGATCCTGACCAAGCGCGCCTCGGGCCTTCGCCACCATCCGGGCCAGATCGCCCTGCCCGGCGGCAAGGTCGATCCCGCCGATGCCGACGAGATCGCCGCCGCCCTGCGCGAGGCGCGGGAGGAGATCGGCCTCGATCCCGCGCAGGTCGATCTGCTGGGCACGCTGCCGCCGCACCGCACCGTCACCGGCTTCGCCGTGACCCCGGTCATCGGCATCATCCGCGGCCCCTTCGCCCCGCGCCCCGAACCCGGCGAGGTCGAGGAAGCCTTCGCCCTGCCCTTTGCCCATGTCGCCGATCCCTCGCGCTATCGCATCGAGCGGCGGCGCTGGCGCGAGGGCTGGCGCAGCTATCACGCCGCGCCCTTCGGCCCCTATTACCTGTGGGGCGCGACGGCGCGGATCCTGCTGGGCCTTGCCAGAAGGATGCAGGCGTGA
- the mog gene encoding molybdopterin adenylyltransferase: MTDRPARIAIVTVSDRAARGEYEDKGGPGAETWLKGVVTSPMEITRTIIPDGREGVAATLRELVEGGADLILVTGGTGPAPRDQTAEAVADVAEKELPGFGEEMRRASLAEVPTAILSRQTAVIRDATLIITLPGKPGAIATCLNAVFAAVPYCLDLIGAARMETDAGKVKAFRPGNG, translated from the coding sequence ATGACCGACCGACCCGCCCGCATCGCCATCGTCACCGTCAGCGACCGCGCTGCGCGCGGCGAATACGAGGACAAGGGCGGCCCCGGCGCCGAGACCTGGCTGAAGGGTGTGGTGACCTCGCCCATGGAGATCACCCGCACCATCATCCCCGACGGGCGAGAGGGCGTGGCCGCGACCCTGCGCGAACTGGTCGAAGGGGGCGCGGACCTGATCCTCGTCACCGGCGGCACCGGCCCCGCCCCGCGCGACCAGACGGCCGAGGCGGTGGCGGACGTGGCCGAAAAGGAACTGCCCGGCTTCGGCGAGGAAATGCGCCGCGCCTCGCTGGCCGAGGTGCCGACCGCGATCCTGTCGCGCCAGACGGCGGTGATCCGGGACGCGACGCTGATCATCACGCTGCCGGGCAAGCCGGGGGCGATTGCGACCTGCCTGAACGCGGTGTTCGCGGCGGTTCCCTATTGCTTGGATCTGATCGGCGCGGCGCGGATGGAGACGGATGCGGGGAAGGTGAAGGCGTTTCGTCCGGGGAATGGGTGA
- a CDS encoding argininosuccinate synthase: MSDAPKKVVLAYSGGLDTSIILKWLQTEYGCEVITFTADLGQGEELEPARAKAELLGITPENIHIEDLREEFVRDFVFPMFRANAVYEGLYLLGTSIARPLISKRLVELAHRHGADAVAHGATGKGNDQVRFELSAYALDPSIKVIAPWRLWDLTSRTKLIEFAEANQIPIAKDKRGEAPFSVDANLLHTSSEGKALENPAEPAPDYVYQRTVNPEDAPDAPEFVEITFERGDAVAINGQALSPATILTRLNELGGKHGIGRLDFVENRFVGMKSRGIYETPGGTILLEAHRGIEQITLDSGSGHLKDSLMPRYAELIYNGFWFSPEREMLQALIDKSQEHVSGTVRLKLYKGLATCVGRWSDQSLYSEAHVTFEDDAGAYDQKDAAGFIRLNALRLKLVANRNARVK, translated from the coding sequence ATGTCTGACGCGCCGAAAAAAGTCGTCCTTGCCTATTCGGGCGGGCTGGACACCTCGATCATCCTCAAGTGGTTGCAGACCGAATACGGCTGCGAGGTGATCACTTTCACCGCCGACCTGGGCCAGGGCGAGGAACTGGAACCGGCGCGCGCCAAGGCCGAACTGCTGGGGATCACGCCGGAAAACATCCATATCGAAGACCTGCGCGAGGAATTCGTGCGCGACTTCGTCTTCCCGATGTTCCGCGCCAATGCGGTCTATGAGGGGCTGTATCTGCTGGGCACCTCGATCGCGCGGCCGCTGATCTCGAAGCGGTTGGTCGAACTGGCGCACCGGCATGGCGCCGACGCGGTGGCCCATGGCGCGACCGGCAAGGGCAACGACCAGGTGCGGTTCGAACTGTCGGCCTATGCGCTGGATCCGTCGATCAAGGTGATCGCGCCCTGGCGGCTGTGGGATCTGACCAGCCGCACCAAGCTGATCGAATTCGCGGAAGCCAACCAGATCCCCATCGCCAAGGACAAGCGCGGCGAGGCGCCCTTCAGCGTGGACGCGAACCTGCTGCACACCAGCAGCGAGGGCAAGGCCCTGGAAAACCCCGCCGAACCCGCGCCGGATTACGTCTATCAGCGCACCGTGAACCCCGAGGATGCGCCGGATGCGCCGGAATTTGTGGAAATCACCTTCGAACGCGGCGATGCGGTGGCGATCAACGGTCAGGCGCTGTCCCCCGCCACGATCCTGACCCGGCTGAACGAGCTTGGCGGCAAGCACGGCATCGGGCGGCTGGATTTCGTGGAAAACCGCTTCGTCGGCATGAAGTCGCGCGGCATCTATGAAACGCCCGGCGGCACGATCCTGCTGGAGGCCCATCGCGGCATCGAACAGATCACGCTGGACAGCGGCTCGGGGCATCTCAAGGACAGCCTGATGCCGCGCTATGCGGAACTGATCTATAACGGCTTCTGGTTCAGCCCCGAACGCGAGATGCTGCAAGCCCTGATCGACAAGTCGCAGGAACATGTCAGCGGCACGGTGCGGCTGAAGCTCTACAAGGGCCTTGCCACCTGCGTCGGCCGCTGGTCGGACCAGTCGCTGTATTCGGAAGCGCATGTGACCTTCGAGGACGACGCCGGCGCCTATGACCAGAAGGACGCGGCGGGCTTCATCCGGCTGAACGCGCTGCGTCTGAAGCTGGTCGCGAACCGGAACGCGCGGGTGAAGTAA
- a CDS encoding uracil-DNA glycosylase: MTLDDPWPQGPRALKNADAIKMRHALRADPHIAPLASYVDALRAENRGYVPDFDPMDGGIDAEILFLFEKPGPKTDPANGGSGFISRDNDDPSAEATYRFTELAQVPRRASVIWNTIPWWNGTTKVSPLECSEGMLRLSELLRMLPYLRSVVLVGNNAKKARSVVESTGVQVFESAHPSARVRGANRRLWDQIPHQWRRAYQACHTKFVYTADSNLSVEAKLSEDATSQQTLLERVRAAQARYEAALAEYEAAWAELRQFQGEGDEQ, translated from the coding sequence ATGACGTTGGATGACCCTTGGCCCCAGGGGCCGCGCGCGCTGAAGAACGCCGATGCGATCAAGATGCGCCACGCACTGCGCGCTGACCCTCATATCGCCCCCTTGGCGAGTTATGTTGACGCCTTGCGTGCCGAGAACCGAGGCTATGTGCCGGATTTCGATCCTATGGATGGGGGTATCGATGCAGAAATCCTGTTCCTGTTTGAAAAGCCTGGCCCGAAAACGGATCCTGCAAATGGCGGGTCGGGATTCATCTCGCGAGACAATGATGATCCGAGTGCGGAAGCAACATACCGGTTCACGGAACTGGCGCAGGTTCCCCGACGCGCAAGCGTGATCTGGAATACAATTCCGTGGTGGAATGGAACGACGAAGGTAAGCCCTCTTGAGTGTAGCGAGGGGATGTTGCGTTTGAGTGAGTTGTTGAGAATGCTCCCTTACCTGCGTTCGGTGGTGTTGGTTGGCAATAATGCCAAAAAAGCACGCAGCGTTGTCGAGTCTACCGGAGTGCAGGTATTCGAATCCGCGCATCCATCCGCACGGGTTCGTGGTGCCAATCGCAGGCTTTGGGACCAGATACCTCACCAGTGGCGGCGGGCCTATCAAGCCTGCCATACAAAATTTGTCTATACCGCAGACAGCAACCTGTCTGTCGAAGCGAAGCTCTCAGAGGATGCGACAAGCCAGCAAACCTTGTTGGAGCGCGTGCGGGCAGCGCAGGCACGGTATGAAGCTGCCCTTGCAGAATACGAAGCTGCCTGGGCTGAACTCAGACAGTTTCAAGGCGAAGGTGATGAACAATAA
- a CDS encoding LrgB family protein, which produces MTDPLLIWSYLAEGPLLWLTATLVAYVIGDACFRAAGRQSWANPVLIAVILLAVLLGATGTGYATYFEGAQFVHFMLGPATVCLALPLYDNLPRVRRAFWPMLAGLFVGSGMAVVSALLIARAFGISGPVLASLAPKSTTAPVAIGIAERIGGQPTLTAALVLLTGIFGAVVVTPLLNMLRVRDWRARGFAVGVAAHGIGTARAFQVNEMAGAFSGIGMGLNAVLTAVIAPIVVGWLG; this is translated from the coding sequence ATGACTGACCCGCTGCTGATCTGGTCCTATCTGGCCGAGGGTCCGCTGCTGTGGCTGACCGCGACGCTGGTGGCCTATGTGATCGGCGACGCCTGCTTCCGCGCGGCGGGGCGGCAAAGCTGGGCCAACCCGGTGCTGATCGCGGTGATCTTGCTGGCGGTGCTGCTGGGCGCGACGGGCACCGGTTACGCGACCTATTTCGAGGGCGCGCAATTCGTCCATTTCATGCTGGGCCCCGCGACGGTCTGCCTGGCGCTGCCGCTTTACGACAACCTGCCCCGCGTACGCCGCGCCTTCTGGCCGATGCTGGCGGGGCTGTTCGTGGGGTCCGGGATGGCGGTGGTGTCGGCCCTGCTGATCGCCCGCGCCTTCGGGATTTCGGGTCCGGTGCTGGCCTCGCTGGCGCCCAAGTCCACCACCGCCCCCGTCGCCATCGGCATCGCCGAACGGATCGGAGGCCAGCCCACGCTGACCGCCGCCCTGGTGTTGCTGACGGGGATCTTCGGGGCCGTGGTGGTGACGCCTTTGCTGAACATGCTGCGGGTGAGGGACTGGCGGGCGAGAGGCTTCGCCGTGGGCGTGGCGGCGCACGGGATCGGCACCGCGCGGGCGTTTCAGGTGAACGAGATGGCGGGCGCGTTCTCGGGCATCGGGATGGGGTTGAACGCGGTGCTGACGGCGGTGATCGCGCCGATTGTGGTGGGGTGGCTGGGGTGA
- a CDS encoding CidA/LrgA family protein yields the protein MIAALSLILAFQLAGEILSRALDLPLPGPVVGLCLLVAACVLRPALADRLRPTAQGLLSHLSLFFVPAGVGVVAHLPVLREHGIGLALAIMGSTVLAIAAGALAFEAVARWTRSTDPDALRGGRDD from the coding sequence ATGATCGCCGCCCTGTCCCTGATTCTGGCCTTCCAGCTTGCCGGAGAGATCCTGTCTCGCGCCCTGGACCTGCCGCTGCCCGGCCCGGTGGTGGGACTGTGCCTGCTGGTCGCCGCCTGCGTGCTGCGCCCCGCCCTGGCCGACCGGCTGCGTCCCACCGCGCAGGGGCTGCTGTCGCATCTGTCGCTGTTCTTCGTCCCGGCGGGCGTCGGCGTGGTGGCGCATCTGCCGGTGCTGCGCGAACACGGGATCGGGCTGGCCCTGGCGATCATGGGCTCGACGGTGCTGGCGATCGCGGCGGGCGCGCTGGCCTTCGAGGCGGTGGCGCGATGGACCCGCTCGACCGATCCCGACGCGCTGAGAGGGGGCCGCGATGACTGA
- a CDS encoding NUDIX hydrolase, which yields MIPRYGHVPRPGRRHRLRPGAYALLIRDGRLLLTHQAGPEPEYQLPGGGIDPGETGLRALHREVFEETGWTMGGARRLGAYRRFAFMPDYGWWAEKLCHVWVARPILRLSAPTEPHHSAHWASPRAAMGLLADPGARAFLARFGHLA from the coding sequence ATGATCCCCCGATACGGCCATGTCCCCCGCCCCGGACGGCGGCACCGTCTGCGCCCCGGCGCCTATGCCCTGCTGATCCGCGACGGGCGGCTGCTGCTGACGCATCAGGCCGGGCCGGAACCGGAATACCAGCTGCCGGGCGGCGGCATCGACCCCGGCGAAACCGGCCTGCGCGCGCTGCACCGCGAGGTGTTCGAGGAAACCGGCTGGACCATGGGCGGCGCGCGCAGGCTTGGCGCCTATCGCCGTTTCGCTTTCATGCCGGACTATGGCTGGTGGGCCGAAAAGCTGTGCCATGTCTGGGTGGCGCGCCCGATCCTGCGCCTGTCCGCCCCGACCGAGCCGCATCACAGCGCGCACTGGGCCAGCCCGCGCGCCGCGATGGGCCTGCTGGCCGATCCGGGCGCGCGGGCGTTCCTGGCGCGGTTCGGGCACCTGGCCTAG
- the ilvA gene encoding threonine ammonia-lyase IlvA, which produces MENAAPLFADLVRNAEAAIRDLFEPTPLQRNDHLSARFGAEIWLKREDLTPVRSYKLRGAFNAMRKRVTGGAAGNAHFVCASAGNHAQGVAYACRHFGARGTIFMPVTTPRQKIDKTKVFGGDAIEIVLTGDYFDQTLAASQAFAAEQDAQFLAPFDSADVIEGQATVGLEILEQAGGAPDLVVLPVGGGGLAAGVTRYFAEMAPDTRVAFAEPLGGASLQAALQQGAPVALPAVDNFVDGAAVARIGALPFEALRRFSPQDVHLAPEDRICITMLEMLNTEGVVLEPAGALAIDVLGDLGDLTGKRVVCVCSGGNFDFERLPEVKERAQRFAGVKKYFVLRLPQRPGALRDFLELLGPDDDVARFEYLKKSARNFGSILIGIETSAPQNLTTLKARLDHAGFVYRDITNDEILAELLV; this is translated from the coding sequence ATGGAAAACGCCGCCCCCCTCTTCGCCGATCTGGTCCGCAACGCCGAAGCCGCGATCCGCGACCTGTTCGAACCGACGCCGCTTCAGCGCAACGACCACCTGTCGGCCCGGTTCGGGGCCGAGATCTGGCTCAAGCGCGAGGATCTGACCCCCGTGCGCAGCTACAAGCTGCGCGGCGCCTTCAACGCCATGCGCAAGCGGGTGACGGGGGGGGCCGCGGGGAACGCGCATTTCGTCTGCGCCAGCGCGGGCAATCACGCGCAGGGGGTGGCCTATGCCTGCCGCCATTTCGGGGCCAGGGGCACGATCTTCATGCCGGTGACCACGCCCCGGCAGAAGATCGACAAGACCAAGGTCTTCGGCGGCGACGCGATCGAGATCGTGCTGACGGGCGACTATTTCGACCAGACTCTGGCCGCGTCCCAGGCCTTTGCCGCCGAACAGGACGCGCAGTTCCTGGCGCCCTTCGATTCGGCCGATGTGATCGAGGGCCAGGCGACCGTCGGCCTGGAAATCCTGGAACAGGCGGGCGGCGCGCCCGACCTGGTGGTGCTGCCGGTGGGCGGCGGCGGGCTGGCCGCCGGAGTGACGCGCTATTTCGCCGAGATGGCGCCCGACACGCGCGTCGCCTTTGCCGAGCCGCTGGGCGGGGCCAGCCTGCAAGCGGCGCTGCAACAGGGCGCGCCGGTCGCGCTGCCTGCGGTGGACAATTTCGTCGACGGCGCCGCCGTGGCCCGCATCGGCGCCCTGCCCTTCGAGGCGTTGCGCCGGTTCAGCCCGCAGGACGTGCATCTGGCGCCCGAGGACCGGATCTGCATCACCATGCTGGAGATGCTGAATACCGAAGGCGTGGTGCTGGAACCGGCGGGCGCGCTGGCCATCGACGTGCTGGGCGACTTGGGCGACCTGACGGGCAAGCGCGTGGTCTGCGTCTGTTCGGGCGGCAATTTCGACTTCGAACGCCTGCCCGAGGTCAAGGAACGCGCGCAACGTTTTGCGGGTGTGAAGAAATATTTTGTCCTGCGCCTGCCGCAGCGGCCCGGCGCGCTGCGCGATTTCCTGGAACTGCTGGGTCCGGACGACGACGTGGCGCGGTTCGAATATCTCAAGAAATCGGCGCGCAACTTCGGGTCGATCCTGATCGGCATCGAAACCTCGGCCCCGCAGAACCTGACCACGCTGAAGGCGCGGCTGGATCATGCCGGCTTCGTCTATCGCGACATCACCAATGACGAGATCCTGGCCGAGCTGCTGGTCTGA
- a CDS encoding Hsp33 family molecular chaperone HslO: protein MSKINQIAWDDTILPFQLDRSDIRGRVARLDGVLDHILTRHDYPAPVGALVAELALLAALIGPTVKLRWKLSLQVRGNGAIRTLAADYYAPERDGAPARIRAWASFDDARLDDRPPFQQIGEGYFAVLIDQGEGTLPYQGITPLAGGSLPACAQTYFAQSEQLPTRFQLASGASRLSGQDSHWRAGGVMLQTLPAKPMQGEGGSGEGGLIEAADILQGAESEDWNRANLLLDTVEVLELIGPTVGPTDLLLRLFHEEEPRVFDTQRVEFGCSCTADRVRNTLSIYSAKDIAHMTTDAGIVTADCQFCGAHYEFDPHSLGFEATVDADGQPLSDRAAE from the coding sequence ATGAGCAAGATCAACCAGATCGCGTGGGACGACACGATCCTGCCGTTCCAGCTGGACCGTTCGGACATTCGCGGCCGCGTCGCCCGGCTGGACGGGGTGCTGGACCACATCCTGACGCGCCACGACTATCCCGCCCCGGTGGGCGCCCTGGTGGCCGAACTGGCGCTGCTGGCCGCCCTGATCGGACCGACCGTCAAGCTGCGCTGGAAGCTCAGCCTTCAGGTGCGCGGCAACGGCGCCATCCGCACGCTGGCCGCCGACTATTACGCCCCCGAACGGGACGGCGCCCCGGCCCGCATCCGCGCCTGGGCCAGCTTCGATGACGCCAGGCTGGACGACCGCCCCCCCTTCCAGCAGATCGGCGAGGGCTATTTCGCCGTGCTGATCGACCAGGGCGAAGGCACGCTGCCCTACCAGGGGATCACGCCGCTGGCGGGCGGATCGCTGCCGGCCTGCGCCCAGACCTATTTCGCGCAGTCCGAACAGTTGCCGACCCGGTTCCAGCTTGCCAGCGGGGCATCGCGCCTGTCGGGGCAGGACAGCCATTGGCGGGCGGGCGGGGTGATGCTGCAAACCCTGCCCGCCAAACCCATGCAGGGCGAGGGCGGCAGCGGCGAAGGCGGGCTGATCGAGGCCGCCGACATCCTGCAAGGCGCCGAATCCGAGGATTGGAACCGCGCCAACCTGCTGCTGGACACCGTCGAGGTTCTGGAGCTGATCGGCCCAACGGTCGGGCCGACCGACCTGTTGCTGCGCCTGTTCCACGAGGAAGAACCGCGCGTCTTCGATACGCAGCGCGTGGAATTCGGCTGTTCCTGCACGGCGGACCGGGTGCGCAACACGCTGTCGATCTATTCCGCCAAGGACATCGCCCATATGACGACCGACGCCGGCATCGTCACCGCCGATTGCCAGTTCTGCGGGGCGCATTACGAATTCGACCCGCACAGCCTGGGCTTCGAGGCGACGGTGGACGCCGACGGCCAGCCCCTGTCCGACAGGGCGGCCGAGTGA
- a CDS encoding CCA tRNA nucleotidyltransferase: MTQLPPAVLQDPALQSVFDALQSGGRRVWLVGGAVRNALLGQPVGDLDLATDAPPETVTRLARAAGLKPVPTGIDHGTVTVVADGRGFEVTTLRRDVETDGRRAVVAFSDDLSQDAQRRDFTMNALYAGRDGKVIDLVGGLDDLRARRLRFVGDPAQRIAEDYLRILRFFRFLAWYGQDADPAAVAACRDGRDGLDGISRERIGQELRKLLMAPDPLPAIRLMADTGVLDKVLPDAAPDRLYRLQSPAPWLARLAALSQADLTEALRLSRPEVRDHRTLVTALAQDWSFDRIAYRLSGDLAQAAALLVQTGPSGPRGGWAEAQAAARPLPITAADLQPPLQGPALGRGLKAAEDAWIDSGFALPPPALIDIALLAGETE, from the coding sequence GTGACCCAGCTTCCCCCGGCGGTGTTGCAGGATCCCGCCCTGCAATCGGTCTTCGACGCCCTCCAGTCAGGGGGCCGCCGCGTCTGGCTGGTCGGCGGCGCGGTCAGGAACGCCCTGCTGGGCCAGCCGGTGGGCGATCTGGATCTGGCGACCGATGCGCCGCCGGAAACGGTCACGCGACTGGCCCGGGCCGCCGGCCTGAAGCCGGTGCCCACGGGCATCGACCACGGCACGGTGACGGTGGTGGCGGACGGGCGCGGGTTCGAGGTGACGACCCTGCGCCGCGACGTGGAAACCGACGGGCGGCGCGCGGTCGTGGCCTTTTCCGACGACCTGTCGCAGGACGCCCAGCGGCGCGATTTCACGATGAACGCGCTTTATGCCGGTCGCGACGGAAAGGTCATCGACCTGGTGGGCGGTCTTGACGACCTGCGCGCCCGGCGGTTGCGCTTTGTCGGCGATCCCGCGCAGCGCATCGCCGAGGACTACCTGCGGATCCTGCGCTTCTTCCGCTTTCTGGCCTGGTATGGTCAGGATGCCGATCCGGCGGCTGTGGCCGCCTGCCGGGACGGGCGCGACGGGCTGGACGGCATTTCCCGCGAGCGCATCGGACAGGAACTGCGCAAGCTGCTGATGGCCCCCGATCCGCTGCCCGCCATCCGGCTGATGGCGGACACGGGCGTTCTGGACAAGGTTCTGCCGGATGCCGCGCCGGACCGGCTTTATCGCCTGCAATCCCCCGCGCCCTGGCTGGCCCGGCTGGCGGCGCTGTCGCAGGCCGACCTGACCGAGGCGCTGCGCCTGTCGCGGCCTGAGGTCCGCGACCATCGCACCCTTGTCACCGCCCTGGCCCAGGACTGGTCCTTCGACCGCATCGCCTATCGCCTGTCGGGCGACCTCGCCCAGGCCGCCGCCTTGCTGGTCCAGACCGGCCCTTCCGGCCCGCGCGGCGGCTGGGCCGAGGCGCAGGCCGCCGCCCGGCCGCTGCCCATCACCGCCGCCGATCTGCAACCTCCTCTGCAAGGCCCGGCGCTTGGCCGGGGTCTGAAAGCGGCCGAGGATGCCTGGATCGATTCGGGCTTTGCCCTGCCGCCCCCCGCCCTGATCGACATCGCCCTGCTGGCCGGAGAGACCGAATGA
- a CDS encoding fused response regulator/phosphatase, with translation MTLANHRIPSPAPPSGARLMRRVLIVSASSAQRRIFAIQLRRARYEVMEAASVADALHLCQRSEPDMILSDWSIPGRAGPESGLDLCRAFRAGERRNYGYFVLLTSAQDHEDIARGLEAGADDFLAKPVTQQDLLARLAAGERILRVEEDLRASNAQLRSALDKLRETQAAIDRDLTEARKLQQGLVKQRSGRFGQIQLSLLLRPAGHIGGDLVGFFPISPERVGIYALDVSGHGVTAALLTAQLSVHLSGSPDQNVALRAAQTGTDAVSPAALAHFFNNMMLEEMATDTYYTMIYADLNHATGRLRMVQAGHPHPVLQRADGTVLPLGNGGMPIGVFEKPIFGEIEVILEPGDRLLICSDGITEATNPAGRLLGDDGVEAILRTNAFLGGHVFLESMAWSVSEYCRGERQDDMSAVLIEYLAPAETMPLPRR, from the coding sequence ATGACACTTGCGAATCACCGGATCCCGTCCCCTGCCCCACCCTCCGGCGCCCGGCTGATGCGGCGGGTGCTGATCGTCAGCGCCAGTTCCGCGCAACGGCGCATCTTCGCCATCCAGCTTCGCCGCGCCCGATACGAGGTGATGGAGGCCGCCTCGGTCGCCGATGCGCTGCACCTGTGCCAGCGCAGCGAACCCGACATGATCCTGTCCGACTGGTCGATTCCGGGCCGGGCGGGACCGGAATCGGGGCTGGATCTGTGCCGGGCCTTCCGGGCCGGGGAACGCCGCAACTATGGCTATTTCGTGCTGCTCACCTCGGCCCAGGATCACGAGGATATCGCCCGCGGGCTGGAGGCCGGGGCCGACGATTTCCTGGCCAAGCCGGTCACGCAACAGGATCTGCTGGCCCGCCTGGCCGCCGGCGAACGCATCCTGCGGGTCGAGGAGGATCTGCGCGCCAGCAACGCCCAGCTTCGGTCGGCGCTTGACAAGCTGCGCGAAACCCAGGCCGCCATCGACCGCGACCTGACCGAGGCGCGCAAGCTGCAACAGGGCCTGGTCAAGCAGCGGTCGGGGCGCTTCGGGCAGATCCAGCTGTCGCTGCTGCTGCGCCCGGCGGGCCATATCGGCGGGGATCTGGTGGGGTTCTTTCCGATTAGCCCCGAACGCGTGGGCATCTATGCGCTGGACGTGTCGGGCCACGGGGTGACGGCCGCGCTGCTGACCGCGCAGCTGTCGGTGCACCTGTCGGGATCGCCCGATCAGAACGTCGCGCTGCGCGCGGCCCAGACCGGGACCGACGCGGTCAGCCCGGCGGCGCTGGCGCATTTCTTCAACAACATGATGCTGGAGGAGATGGCGACCGACACCTATTACACGATGATCTATGCCGATCTCAATCACGCGACGGGCAGGCTGCGCATGGTCCAGGCGGGCCATCCCCATCCGGTGCTGCAACGCGCCGACGGCACCGTCCTGCCCCTGGGCAATGGCGGGATGCCCATCGGCGTCTTCGAAAAGCCTATCTTCGGCGAGATCGAGGTGATCCTGGAACCCGGCGACCGGCTGCTGATCTGTTCGGACGGCATCACCGAGGCGACGAACCCGGCGGGCCGCCTGCTGGGCGATGACGGGGTCGAGGCGATCCTGCGCACCAACGCCTTCCTGGGGGGCCATGTATTCCTGGAATCCATGGCCTGGTCGGTGTCGGAATATTGCCGGGGCGAACGGCAGGACGACATGTCGGCGGTGCTGATCGAATACCTTGCCCCGGCCGAAACGATGCCCCTGCCCCGCCGCTAG